One Cucumis sativus cultivar 9930 chromosome 1, Cucumber_9930_V3, whole genome shotgun sequence DNA segment encodes these proteins:
- the LOC101218446 gene encoding glycine-rich RNA-binding protein blt801, producing MAFLSKFGNILRQGANKRIGLDLHRSSLSLSQAVRWMSSMESSKVFVGGISFSTDDQSLREAFTKYGEVIEARVIVDRETGRSRGFGFVTYTSSEEASSAIQALDGQDLHGRRVRVNYANDRARGGGGGYGGGGYGGGGYGGGGGYGGGGGYGGGGGYGAGGGGAYGGGGYSGGGAGGYGGYSGMGGGNYGGGSGGNFSNDYASDNRGSVGGFGGNDAGYNAASNFATGNTFGSESNAGFGSSDYFAKSEGEQFGSNETNTMKASGEDHFEENARDEDDSNDFAKRA from the exons ATGGCTTTTTTAAGTAAGTTTGGAAATATACTGAGGCAGGGTGCAAATAAGAGGATTGGATTAGATTTGCACCGTTCCAGTTTGTCTCTCTCTCAAGCTGTACGATGGATGTCTTCCATGGAAAGTTCAAAAGTTTTTGTCGGAG GTATTTCGTTCAGCACTGATGATCAAAGTCTCAGGGAAGCCTTTACCAAATATGGGGAAGTAATCGAAG CTAGGGTCATTGTAGACCGTGAAACTGGAAGATCCAGAGGATTTGGATTTGTGACTTACACCTCTAGTGAGGAGGCCTCTAGTGCCATCCAGGCATTGGATGGACAG GACCTTCATGGTCGCCGAGTGAGAGTGAATTATGCTAATGATAGAGCTCGTGGTGGTGGCGGTGGTTATGGCGGTGGCGGCTATGGTGGCGGCGGttatggtggtggtggaggttatggtggtggtggaggtTATGGTGGTGGTGGGGGTTATGGAGCTGGTGGCGGGGGGGCTTATGGAGGTGGTGGCTATAGTGGTGGTGGTGCTGGAGGTTATGGTGGATATTCTGGAATGGGTGGGGGCAATTATGGCGGAGGAAGTGGAGGAAATTTTAGTAATGATTATGCCAGTGACAACCGTGGAAGTGTTGGTGGCTTTGGTGGTAATGATGCTGGCTACAACGCTGCTAGCAATTTTGCTACTGGAAACACATTCGGTAGTGAAAGTAATGCAGGTTTTGGTAGCAGTGACTATTTTGCCAAGAGCGAGGGGGAACAATTTGGCAGCAATGAAACAAACACCATGAAGGCATCTGGAGAGGatcattttgaagaaaatgctAGGGATGAAGACGATTCAAACGACTTTGCTAAAAGAGCCTGA